TCGGGCGTACCGAGCTAGGCGAAACCGCCATGTGGTTCCGACTGCCGTATCGCCTCCAGATTCCTCTGGGACTATCGTTGGCCGTGCTTCTGACTGCATTGCTTGTCACGGTGGTGGCTGCGAGAAGTGCTGCCGCAACAGCCCGATCCGAGATTGAAGCTGCCATTTCTCGCGCGTCCGTGTTGCTGTCTGGTCAAGCCAAGCCGTACCTCCTGTCGAACGACACTTGGCGAGCGTTCGTTCTCCTGCGTGACATTGCAGGCCTCCTACCGGCAGCGGCGGAAGGTCATTCGAATGCAGCCATCCTCGGCGCAGACGCGCACACGCTCGCGTCGTCAGACCCAAGCCGGTTCCCAACTAGCGCGCCCGTTCCAGGAGTTCCATTCAATTTGATTGAACACCTGAAAGGACCGAGCAAGGTGGATCTGCCCGACGGTGGCGTTGCTTTGGTGAATCCCGTCCTGAGTGAGGACGGCGCCAAGATGGGCTACTCCCTTGTTGCCGTGGAGCGGGCCGCGTTCGAGCCTGACTGGGCAACGCTCGGAAAGTCTGCTGCACTCGGCGCGGCACTTTCCGTACTCTTCCTTGCTCCTCTTGGATGGATCGCGGGAAGACGCATGACAAGGCCGATTCGCGAACTGGCACGGGCAATTTCACGTATCGGCCAAGATCCATCCACGCAGATTGAATCCGAACTGTCTTCCAATGCCGACCCGGAACTGGCGCGCATCTATTCGGCAGTGCGCCGATTGATTGCAGAACTGCGGGAGAGGCAACAAGCCCAGCGGCGAGCACTGTCGTCTGAAAGGTTGGCTGCGGTCGGTCGCATGACAGCGGCCGTCGCGCATGAAATCAACAACCCGTTGGGAGGATTGATCAACGCTGTTCAGACATTGAAGGTCCATGGGGATTCCGAAGCAACTCGCCGTCGCTCGGTCGATCTCCTCCAGCGCGGATTGCACCAAATTCGCGTCACTGTCTCGGCACTCCTGCCTCAAGCGCGAATTGAAGACAGGGACTTTGGCGCCCAAGACTTCGACGATGTGTTGACTCTGGCCGGTCCGGCAGCAGTCAGCCGATCGGTCGTTATCCGCGGGGTGTCCAGCATCGAGGCAGATGCGCACATTGCGGCGTCCATCCTTCGGCAGGTCCTTCTGAACCTTGTTCTCAATGCTGTGAAGGCCGCAGACGCTGACGACGAAGTCCTGGTCAAGTGCGCGATCGATGATGAAGCGTTCGAGATCACGGTGCAACATCGCGGCAAGGCCTTCAGCCAAGCCGATCTGCAAACGATCGTCGACTCAACCATGGGAGATGACCCTAGGGGCTTTGGTCTCTGGGTCTGCCACCAGATTGCTCTCCAGCGAGGGGGGCGCTTTGGCGTGGACGAGAGTCACAAACCTGGAACGCGGATGGTGTTCCGCATACCCAATCGCGAGTCACATGAAGACCATTCTGTTAGTTGAAGATGATCCCATCATGGGCGAATCGCTCTTGCAGCGTTTCGAGCTTGAAGGCTTCAATGTCCGCTGGTGCCATACGTTGGATCAAGCTCGTCAGGCTATCGACGAAGATCCCCTGGCAGTCGTTAGTGACATCAGACTGCCCGACGGTCTTGCGTCTGACTGGTACGTCAATCTTCCTGCCCGGGTTCGTGGCATCCCTTGGTTCTTTCTCACTGGCTACGGCAGTGTGAATGACGCTGTTCGAGCCGTCCAAGCGGGCGCTCGTCAGTACCTCACCAAGCCATTCGACATAGAAGCGCTGGTGGCCTCGGTGCTGGTGGCGACTTCTGGCCGATCTGCGGAGAACGATGTCGTTATGGGAATCTCAATGGCAATGCGCCAAGTGGAGAGCATGCTGCAGAAAGTGGGGCCCCAACGAGTTTCGTTGCTCCTCACCGGTGAGTCGGGGGTCGGCAAGGAAGTGGCTGCACAGTTGGTTCATCGAAGCGGTGCGCGGGGTGATGCTCCATTTGTCGCCGTGAACTGCGCGGCCATTCCGGAAACACTCATGGAGGCGGAATTCTTCGGCTATGAAAAGCACGCGTTCACAGGAGCGCACCGCGCGCATCGAGGCTATCTGGAACGTGCCGACGGCGGTACGCTGTTTCTTGACGAGGTCGCTGATCTGCCGGCCAGCATGCAGGCGAAGTTGCTGAGGGCCCTGCAAGAGCGAAGCTTCTTCCGTCTCGGTTCGGAATCTGTCATGCGCAGCGACTTCCGAGTCGTCGCAGCGACCAATCGCGACCTCCAGGAAGCCATGCAGCAAGGCGCTTTTCGGGAGGATCTGTACTACCGGCTTGCGGTGGTTCGCGTGCATCTACCTCCTCTGCGCGAACGACCAGAAGACATTCGCTGGTTGGCCGAGCAAATGCTGCTTCAAATTGCCGAAGAGCAAGGAGCTCCGGTCGCGGCGTCAGAGGCGTTTATGCGCAGCCTCATGGCTCAACGATGGTCGGGAAATGCGCGAGAGCTCAGGGCGCATTTGGAGCAGGCCGTCGCATTGAGCGAGGCGGGAATACTTGATGTGCTGGATGGCGCGCCCGAGCTCGCTGGCAGCCACGACCGCGATGGCAACCTTGCCCCACTTCACGAAGTCCTCACACGCGCTGAGACAACTCATATTCGGCGCGCGCTGACCACCTCGAACGGCAGCATCGGCAAAGCAGCAGAACTGCTCGGCATCAGCCGAAAAACCCTTTGGGAAAAGATGAAGCGGGGCATGATCGAAGCGCCTCAGCAGCGTGTCAATCAACCCTGACCCCCGCGGTGTCGCTAATCCAAGTCCGGCTGCTAACGATCTGAAAGCTGTCGGTCGTTG
This genomic interval from Ottowia oryzae contains the following:
- a CDS encoding sigma-54-dependent transcriptional regulator, which encodes MKTILLVEDDPIMGESLLQRFELEGFNVRWCHTLDQARQAIDEDPLAVVSDIRLPDGLASDWYVNLPARVRGIPWFFLTGYGSVNDAVRAVQAGARQYLTKPFDIEALVASVLVATSGRSAENDVVMGISMAMRQVESMLQKVGPQRVSLLLTGESGVGKEVAAQLVHRSGARGDAPFVAVNCAAIPETLMEAEFFGYEKHAFTGAHRAHRGYLERADGGTLFLDEVADLPASMQAKLLRALQERSFFRLGSESVMRSDFRVVAATNRDLQEAMQQGAFREDLYYRLAVVRVHLPPLRERPEDIRWLAEQMLLQIAEEQGAPVAASEAFMRSLMAQRWSGNARELRAHLEQAVALSEAGILDVLDGAPELAGSHDRDGNLAPLHEVLTRAETTHIRRALTTSNGSIGKAAELLGISRKTLWEKMKRGMIEAPQQRVNQP
- a CDS encoding sensor histidine kinase, with product MIEHLKGPSKVDLPDGGVALVNPVLSEDGAKMGYSLVAVERAAFEPDWATLGKSAALGAALSVLFLAPLGWIAGRRMTRPIRELARAISRIGQDPSTQIESELSSNADPELARIYSAVRRLIAELRERQQAQRRALSSERLAAVGRMTAAVAHEINNPLGGLINAVQTLKVHGDSEATRRRSVDLLQRGLHQIRVTVSALLPQARIEDRDFGAQDFDDVLTLAGPAAVSRSVVIRGVSSIEADAHIAASILRQVLLNLVLNAVKAADADDEVLVKCAIDDEAFEITVQHRGKAFSQADLQTIVDSTMGDDPRGFGLWVCHQIALQRGGRFGVDESHKPGTRMVFRIPNRESHEDHSVS